In Arthrobacter sp. PAMC25284, a single genomic region encodes these proteins:
- a CDS encoding LamB/YcsF family protein, with translation MPIIDLNSDVGESFGSWTMGDDAAVFRHVSSANVACGFHAGDPSTIAQTCRDAVAAGVTIGAHVGYRDLAGFGRRFIDCSATELADDVLYQLGALQALAGAAGSEIKYVKPHGALYNAIVHHEVHAQAVVDAVHAFSPGLPLLLLPGAVAGNKAEARGLRVLSEAFADRAYNPDGTLVSRREDGAVLHDTALITKNMVRLASEGKIVARDGSVLNIRADSICVHGDTPGAVAMAAAVRAGLEAAGVTVRSFA, from the coding sequence ATGCCCATCATCGATTTGAACAGCGACGTCGGGGAATCCTTCGGCAGCTGGACCATGGGTGACGACGCGGCCGTCTTCCGCCACGTCTCCAGCGCCAACGTGGCCTGCGGGTTCCACGCCGGGGACCCCAGCACCATCGCCCAGACCTGCCGCGACGCCGTGGCGGCCGGTGTGACCATCGGCGCGCATGTCGGTTACCGGGACCTGGCCGGCTTTGGCCGCCGCTTCATCGACTGCTCCGCGACGGAACTGGCCGATGACGTCCTGTACCAGCTCGGCGCCCTCCAGGCCTTGGCCGGCGCCGCCGGATCCGAGATCAAGTACGTCAAGCCGCATGGCGCGCTCTATAACGCCATCGTCCATCATGAGGTCCATGCGCAGGCCGTGGTGGATGCCGTGCACGCCTTCAGCCCGGGACTGCCGCTGCTGCTCCTGCCCGGCGCCGTAGCAGGGAACAAGGCCGAAGCGAGGGGGCTGCGGGTACTGTCCGAAGCCTTCGCCGACCGCGCCTACAACCCCGACGGCACCCTGGTCTCCCGCCGCGAAGACGGCGCCGTCCTGCACGACACCGCGCTCATCACCAAAAACATGGTCCGGCTCGCCAGCGAAGGAAAGATCGTGGCCAGGGACGGTTCCGTGCTGAACATCCGGGCCGACTCCATCTGCGTGCACGGGGACACCCCGGGCGCCGTGGCCATGGCGGCCGCCGTCCGCGCCGGCCTCGAAGCTGCCGGCGTCACCGTCCGGAGCTTTGCATGA
- a CDS encoding VOC family protein: MRLKMCSIHVKDPASAHEFYTGALGFDTLMAMPEQNLFIVKDPAGVGGGTVGLLLEPTDNPIGAAYMNALHDAGIPAIVFGVTDVQAEYKRLTGKGVIFQAEPSAGPGGTTAVLDDGCGNYVQLHQD, from the coding sequence ATGCGACTGAAAATGTGCAGCATCCATGTCAAGGACCCGGCCTCAGCCCACGAGTTCTACACCGGGGCGTTGGGCTTCGATACCCTCATGGCGATGCCCGAGCAGAACCTCTTCATTGTCAAGGACCCCGCGGGGGTAGGCGGTGGGACTGTCGGGCTGTTGCTGGAGCCTACCGACAACCCGATCGGGGCCGCTTACATGAATGCGCTCCATGACGCCGGAATCCCGGCGATTGTCTTCGGAGTGACCGATGTCCAGGCCGAGTACAAGCGGTTGACGGGCAAGGGCGTGATATTCCAGGCGGAGCCGTCCGCAGGCCCCGGCGGGACCACGGCGGTGCTGGACGACGGCTGCGGTAACTATGTCCAGCTGCACCAGGACTGA
- the glgX gene encoding glycogen debranching protein GlgX: MTPAAARRSLPYPLGVTLRDGGANVAIYSQSADAVEICTFDGDGAETRTVLPERTGHVFHGMIPGIEVGTRYGIRVDGAWNPDAGLRHNVNKLLLDPHATAIEGGYDWSQAVFAHDMNNPAEFDATDSAASTPRCVVTDPSFDWDAGAPDVAPRTPLAETVVYEVHVKGFTQQHPDVPEDIRGSYAGLAHPAAIKHLTDLGVTAVELLPVHQFVQDSHLEEKGLRNYWGYNSIGFFAPHGDYSSAGDGGGQVAEFKAMVKALHAAGLEVILDVVYNHTAEGNHMGPMLSFKGIDNAAYYRLVEGEESAYFDTTGTGNSLNVGHPAALGLIMDSLRYWVTEMHVDGFRFDLATTLTRQDGSAELHSAFLTLIQQDPVLAPVKMIAEPWDTAGYQVGGFPADWSEWNGKFRDDTREFWHGGENVLGDFAQRFLGSPDVYEGSRRAPVSSVNFITAHDGFTLADLTAYDEKHNEANGEDNNDGESDNRSANHGIEGPSDDPAVTELRDRQRRNFLATLLLSTGVPMILGGDEMGRTQGGNNNAYCQDDEISWFDWSKVDAGLLEFTTELITLRRENPALRPDWFRHAPEAGSADSVRVLRADAEGFSEEDWTADHRAIAFVLEHDGADAFAVLLNAAENGVEFTVPAAPQQEWQLVLSTDPGQQAETPVSTLIVRDRSVTVLRSRA; encoded by the coding sequence ATGACTCCGGCCGCTGCCAGGCGTTCCCTTCCGTATCCGCTGGGCGTCACGCTGAGGGACGGTGGCGCGAACGTGGCCATTTACTCCCAGAGCGCCGACGCCGTGGAAATCTGCACCTTCGACGGCGACGGTGCAGAGACCCGCACTGTGTTGCCGGAGCGGACCGGACACGTGTTCCACGGCATGATCCCCGGAATCGAAGTCGGCACCCGGTACGGCATCCGCGTCGACGGCGCCTGGAATCCCGACGCCGGGTTGCGGCACAACGTCAACAAGCTGCTGTTGGACCCCCACGCCACCGCGATCGAGGGCGGCTATGACTGGAGCCAGGCTGTCTTTGCCCACGATATGAATAACCCGGCCGAGTTCGACGCCACGGACTCCGCCGCTTCGACGCCCCGCTGCGTGGTCACGGACCCGTCCTTTGATTGGGACGCGGGTGCCCCCGACGTCGCGCCGCGCACCCCGCTCGCCGAGACTGTGGTCTACGAAGTCCACGTCAAGGGCTTCACGCAGCAGCACCCGGACGTCCCCGAGGACATCCGCGGAAGTTACGCCGGCCTGGCGCACCCCGCAGCCATCAAGCACCTCACAGACCTTGGCGTGACCGCCGTCGAACTGCTGCCGGTGCACCAGTTCGTACAGGACAGCCACCTGGAGGAAAAGGGCCTGCGCAACTACTGGGGCTACAACAGCATCGGCTTCTTCGCCCCGCACGGCGACTACAGCTCGGCCGGCGACGGCGGCGGCCAGGTCGCGGAGTTCAAAGCCATGGTCAAGGCTCTCCACGCGGCCGGGCTGGAAGTCATCCTCGACGTCGTTTACAACCACACCGCCGAGGGCAACCACATGGGCCCGATGCTGTCCTTCAAGGGCATCGACAATGCCGCCTACTACCGCCTGGTGGAGGGGGAGGAGTCCGCGTACTTCGATACGACCGGAACGGGCAACAGCCTCAACGTGGGCCACCCGGCGGCACTGGGACTCATCATGGACTCACTGCGCTACTGGGTCACGGAAATGCACGTGGATGGCTTCCGCTTCGACCTGGCCACCACACTGACCCGACAGGACGGCAGCGCCGAGCTGCACAGCGCCTTCCTCACCCTGATCCAGCAGGACCCGGTCCTTGCCCCGGTCAAGATGATCGCCGAGCCCTGGGACACCGCCGGCTACCAGGTGGGCGGGTTCCCGGCCGACTGGTCCGAGTGGAACGGCAAGTTCCGCGACGACACCCGCGAGTTCTGGCATGGCGGCGAGAACGTGCTCGGCGACTTCGCCCAGCGCTTCCTCGGCAGCCCGGACGTGTACGAAGGCAGCCGCCGCGCACCGGTGTCCAGCGTCAACTTCATCACCGCGCACGACGGTTTCACCTTGGCAGACCTCACTGCCTACGACGAGAAGCACAACGAAGCGAACGGTGAGGACAACAACGACGGCGAAAGCGACAACCGCTCGGCCAACCACGGCATTGAGGGCCCCTCCGATGATCCCGCCGTGACCGAGCTCCGCGACCGCCAACGCCGGAACTTCCTGGCGACCCTGCTCCTGTCCACCGGCGTGCCCATGATTCTGGGCGGCGACGAAATGGGTCGAACCCAGGGCGGGAACAACAACGCGTACTGCCAGGACGACGAGATTTCCTGGTTTGACTGGAGCAAGGTCGATGCCGGACTCCTGGAGTTCACCACGGAGCTGATCACGCTCCGGCGCGAGAACCCGGCACTTCGCCCGGACTGGTTCCGCCACGCACCGGAGGCCGGCAGCGCCGACTCCGTCCGGGTGCTCCGCGCCGACGCCGAGGGCTTCAGCGAAGAGGACTGGACGGCAGACCACCGCGCCATCGCGTTCGTTCTGGAGCACGACGGCGCCGACGCCTTCGCCGTGCTGCTCAACGCCGCCGAAAACGGCGTCGAATTCACCGTCCCGGCAGCCCCGCAGCAGGAGTGGCAGCTTGTGCTCTCGACCGACCCGGGACAGCAGGCGGAGACGCCGGTAAGCACCCTGATCGTGCGTGACCGCTCAGTAACTGTCCTGCGCTCCCGCGCATAG
- a CDS encoding YnfA family protein, producing the protein MTIAKSVLLFILAAVAEIGGAWMVWQAVREGRAWWWAGIGVIALGLYGFVATLQPDAHFGRILAAYGGVFVAGSLAWGMAFDGFRPDRWDVIGSLICVVGVAVIMFAPRGPVS; encoded by the coding sequence ATGACCATTGCCAAATCGGTGCTGCTGTTCATCCTGGCCGCTGTCGCGGAAATTGGAGGGGCCTGGATGGTGTGGCAGGCCGTCCGGGAGGGCCGGGCGTGGTGGTGGGCCGGTATCGGGGTCATTGCCCTGGGCCTGTACGGTTTCGTGGCGACGCTGCAGCCCGACGCGCACTTCGGTCGGATCCTGGCCGCGTATGGTGGCGTGTTCGTCGCGGGGTCCTTGGCTTGGGGCATGGCCTTCGATGGGTTCCGGCCCGACCGCTGGGACGTTATTGGGTCCCTGATCTGCGTTGTGGGGGTAGCCGTGATCATGTTCGCTCCGCGTGGGCCGGTTTCCTAA
- a CDS encoding Gmad2 immunoglobulin-like domain-containing protein: MKELHAFLIGLVMLAGLGLMGPPAATAAPRCSIDWGSLLDISGQVTEARIVEVRAAALRCYTRLLTGEDGVSDAEAATIVYPKPGGSVRFDDPRDLAGSFAVDLVGFTDPLISDFMQGDSRSGEFAVRAEENGPVTTVLVRQMSDQQWYVLGATTSDIEVTVPGPGANVDSPVQVAGQARAFEGTVRVTVHGRGWDEPVGEGFVTASGGPELGPFSGEIGFTKHGGRGSVLFTIDSARDGSVWQAAAVPVGFAAGC; this comes from the coding sequence GTGAAGGAGCTTCATGCGTTCCTCATTGGTTTAGTCATGCTGGCGGGGCTGGGACTTATGGGGCCCCCAGCCGCAACCGCTGCCCCGCGGTGCAGCATTGACTGGGGCTCGCTTTTGGACATCAGCGGACAGGTAACCGAAGCCCGGATCGTCGAGGTCCGCGCCGCCGCTCTCCGCTGCTACACGCGCCTGCTGACCGGAGAGGACGGTGTCTCCGACGCCGAAGCAGCCACTATCGTCTACCCGAAGCCGGGAGGCAGCGTGCGATTTGATGATCCACGGGATCTCGCCGGGTCATTCGCGGTGGATCTGGTCGGGTTCACCGATCCGCTGATCAGCGACTTCATGCAGGGCGACAGCCGCTCGGGCGAGTTCGCGGTGCGGGCCGAGGAAAACGGACCCGTGACCACCGTATTGGTGCGCCAGATGAGCGACCAGCAGTGGTACGTGCTGGGAGCCACGACCTCTGACATCGAGGTCACCGTCCCCGGGCCGGGCGCCAACGTCGATTCACCTGTGCAGGTCGCCGGCCAAGCCCGTGCGTTCGAGGGGACCGTGCGGGTTACGGTTCACGGACGGGGATGGGATGAGCCAGTCGGTGAAGGATTCGTCACCGCCAGTGGCGGTCCGGAGCTGGGCCCGTTCTCCGGTGAAATTGGGTTCACGAAACACGGCGGCCGCGGCTCCGTCTTGTTCACGATCGACAGCGCCCGGGACGGCAGTGTCTGGCAGGCCGCAGCCGTACCCGTCGGCTTCGCCGCCGGCTGCTGA